The Prunus dulcis chromosome 5, ALMONDv2, whole genome shotgun sequence genomic sequence CCAAATTTGGAAATGCGGCTTTTGGTTTTCTTGATATATGTTGTTGCTTTTTGGTTGTTGACAGAATTATACTGGGGACTgtttaaattttggtttagCTGCAGAGCAAGCAAAATCAGAAGGTTATAAAGTAGAGgtatgctttattttgtgaattcttTCCTTTAGCAAGCACCAGAGGGTATAAACAAAGGGACTGCCCTTTAATGTTGCAGACTGTAATTGTTGGAGATGATTGTGCATTACCCCCGCCTCGAGGCATAGCTGGTCGAAGGGGTTTGGCCGGGACCATTCTTATTCAtaaggttctctctctctcaactgtTTCCATTTGTAATGTGGTTTCTTTAAACTATTGTATTCAACCATTTCTTTGTGTTATCTGTCATTTCATGTATGCGTGAAAGCTCATTGTGAAGGATGTTAGAAATAGGGTGTTATGTTCCTGAAGGGTTGGAAACCTTTTCACCCATGTCTTCACATCCTAATTAAAACACTGGTTCGTAGTATCAATTGTTAATCTTCAAATTTGTGACCTCTTTGTGAACAGATTGCTggagctgctgctgctgctggccTTTCGCTTGCCGATGTTGCCGCAGAAGCAAGTCGTGCATCTGAAATGGTTGGAACAATGGGTGTTGCATTATCTGTTTGCACATTGCCTGGTCGGGTTACACCGGACCGTGTGGGTCCAGGAAAGATGGAACTTGGTCTTGGAATCGTAAGTTATTCTCAGCAAGTAACCTGGTCCATAAATCCAAAAGTTATGCGCTTGTTTTCTAATCATGTTAAAACATCAGTCTGTTTCTGGTTTGCATACCATAAACATTAGTCTGTTTCTGGTTTGCATACCATACATTGGAATTCATTATATTTGCTCAAATTCGTCAAACCATATCCTGAATTGATTGTTTTTAACCCTATGGGATTTGTATCTGGCTATGATTTACCAGCATACTGTTCATACGGACTGGCACTTTTATTTACTTCTTAAATACTTTGTCAAGCTGACTAAAACTGGATTACTTTTACAGCATGGAGAACCTGGTGCTGCTGTAGCTGACCTTCAACCCGTGGATGTGATAGTTTCTCATGTTCTTAAGCAGATTTTGTCGCCAGTATACCCccatactttttaatcaatgcTTATGTCAAATATGTTTTCTTTACGTAATAAGAATGGACATTTAATATATAGTTCATGCCTCAAGTAAGTTAGAGTCCAGTTAAATGTGTGGTAAGAATATTGTCTAGTGAAGATAGTCAATCGATTCTTAGGTAGTTGAGTAGGATATACATAAGAAAAAGGGGAATGTATAGAATTGATTCAACACTTCATTCCAATTCTAGAGTGCGGTGAACAAAGCGCTTTCACAATGCATAGGATGAACTATTTTGTATCTACATTTTTTTCCTACAACTCGCTGAATCAAGCTCTAAATTTCTAAAAGatccaatttatatttttttgcaGGAAACTAACTACGTTCCAATTACTCGAGGTAGTAGAGTTGTGCTTATGGTCAACGGGTACGTTGGGTTTTTTACTTTATGGATTATATGAGAATTTAATTATATGGGACTTAAAACATTACTGATGCAAGGTGCATCATAATTGATAGAACAAGAATCTGATGATCTGAGAGAAAATATGCTTACTCAGTTGAGTGGATTTAActttccattttcttcttccagaGGTTTGCATGTCAatggaaatggaaaagaaaaaaaaaaaatttggcatcTTGAGAGGAACTATCCCGAATTCAGATCAATAtgttcctctctctctctctctctctctctctctctctctctctctctctctctctctcagttaCTATTTGTGTTTTATGGGAAACTATTCCCTTATAGATACAAGTAAAGATGACCGTTTTGTCTTTTTAACTCTAGATTCAGTGACATGATCCCTTACCATTATTCATATCGAAAGTTGAAAGAGGAAAAATGTTGTGTACAAAATGTCTTTCATGCTATATATTTGCTTAAGagttgtatatttttttttaccaagtCAATTAAAGCTAGCATTGTAAATTTATGAGGAAAGGCAATGTTGAAATTTCTTTCTTACTCCGTTTGTTATTTTCCAATTAAATTCCAATGTCAGTCCAGGCAGAACTCTTATTATGTTACtttcgtttttcttttcttttatggcAGGTTAGGTGCAACTCCTGTAATGGAACTGATGATTGCATCCGGTAAAGCAGTACCTAAGTTGCAGCTGGAACATGGATTGGCTGTTGATAGAGTATATACTGGGTCATTTATGACTTCTCTTGATATGGCAGGTTTGTTCTCTGACACATGCTGAGAGTGTTagttatattaataatatacaCATTCTTGACACTGTTTCTTCAGGTTTTTCAATTTCTATCATGAAGGCTGATCAAGCTATTTTGCAACGTCTGGATGCTGCAACAAAGGCTCCACATTGGCCTGTTGGTGTTGATGGTATCTGATTATGGTGTTTGAATGTTTCTTATATTCATGTTTTACTTTGTAAATAGTATTTGCTTTCATGAATGTCTAGTGGCATTGGTGTCATGAATAAGTTATTTTTCTGTTGTATAAAAATACATACTACACTTCATTATTACCATATATACTtattaaacattaaaaataagtCAAAATTAGGTATGTTGAACTCAGTGGTTGTCCTTGCTTGCAGGCAATCACCCACCTGCAAAGATTCCTGTTCCATTGCCTCCATCTCGCTCAACAAAGAGTGATGAGGTATGTTCGTACCTTTGTTTGAACAAATAGGTATGTACAACCGTGTTCTTAGAACATGTCCTTGTCAGTCTACACTTCGACTTTTCTGTAAGTTGTCTGGTGGGTGAATaactttgttttctgtttttacaAGTATGTATTGGTCGTTGACATTAGTGTTGGTGTCCAAAATTGTTGAACAGGTTATGGTAGAATAGTAGTTTCATAGCATAATTGGGTGTctttttcaacaacaaaaaaagggcaTAATTGGGTGCacttgtttgtgttttttgccTCTACTAACTCTTTGCTTTCAATTAGTCATTAGGTCGGCCAGCACAACTGAATGCACAAGGCCAGATTCTTGAGGTGGCTATTGAAGCAGCTGCACATGCTGTGAAAAAACTTAGGGACAATTTGAATGAATGGGATAGCAAAGTAGGTGATGGTGACTGTGGGTCAACCGTAAGTCCCCACCTTGATCCTTTCTTTCATTTACTTCTTGATTCATGATATGTTGCATGCTAAATCTTGTGCCTGTCCTTGATCTTTTTTGTCTTCCAAATCAAAGAATTGTCACATGCTAAATCTTATGCTCTctctgaccaaaaaaaaaattgctttcTGTTGCAGATGTATAGAGGTGCGGCAGCAGTTTTGGAAGACATGCAAAAGTAGGTTTgattttcagtttccttttctttttccttttttattttaatttttggttccAGAGGGGGAGTGGTGGACAAATCTTGTCATGTTTTACTAGAAGAAGAATATGCACATGACTGACTTTTGATGTTGTCTTCATAATGCATTGTTGGAATAGCGTGCCTGTTATTAGAGAAAACATGATAGGGCAGTGTGGAAAGTAGCATGCCTGGGTTCAATCCTGTGTCATTTCCCTTATTTTCCtagccaaaaaaagaaaataatgaaaatatagtATTACAAATTTGTTGCTTTCAGGTTTCTGAACAGTTTTATTAGCAATATAGAGAATTAATTGTTCATACCCGGTGATTATCATTCCAAACTAATCTTTTATTCATGGTCGTGTCTGTATTGCCGTATTGCAGTTATCCCCTGAATGATGCAACCGAAACAGTGAATGAAATTGCATCGTCTGTCAGAAGAGTTATGGGCGGCACAAGCGGGATCCTGTATTCAGCTTCCCCTGTTTCAATAAATTTTGACAGAAATTTTTTCAGTAATGTTTTTTAGCTGCATTTACCCAGACATGCTTCTTTACATCTATATTCTTGATACAGATATACCATATTTTGCAAGGCAGCCTATGCACAGTTGAAAGCAAGCACCCAAGGAGCTGTCGCATCAAAAAATTGTGAGACAATTCCCCTCCTAATGGGATAATTTTTAGACTCTTTTCACCTTGACTTAACATTCTCTTGATTCTTTTCACCTTGACTTAACATTCTCTTGATTCAGGGGCTGAAGCGCTTGAAGCTTCCATTGCTGCTGTCAGTAAATATGGTGGGGCTAGTGCTGGTTACCGGACATTGTTAGATGCCCTTATTCCAGCATCAGCAGTTCTTCAGGAGGTCGTCGATAAttatcattttcttcttcttctttgttgcCGTGGCCTCATAATTTGGTACTTATATCTGTTTTGAAAAACAGAGGTTAAAGGCTGGTGATGATCCTGCGACtgcttttcttctctcatctGAAGCAGCACTGGCTGGAGCTGAGTCAACGAAGCACATGCAGGCACAGGTGGAATATAAGCTGATTCtcttttttgtaaatttttctttagaaTCCCAATTACAGTTTGCTCGAGTGAAGCCATCCTCCTTGTAAATGGTAATCTGACGTCCTGTTCTTTGTAGGCTGGCCGATCAAGTTATATATCTGGGGAGAAACTTGCCTCAGTCCCAGACCCAGGTGCAATGGCGGCCGCATCGTGGTACAGAGCAGCAGCCTTAGCTGTCAAGTACAAATACCAGACATCTTCATAGAGCAATGCGTTAGAGCTGTTGTTGCATTTCTGCCATTTTTAACTGCAGATACATACATGCATACATACAGGCAGCCAACtaatttttgttcaaatttttGCACCACTAACAATTTGGGCTTTCCGCGTATGCTTTTTGTGCGTAATGCTGAGAGAGCGAGTTCCATCCGTATGATAATGATACCATGTCTGTCTTGATATCTGTTTAGAAATATGTAAATTTCAAATATTGATATTTGATAGCATTCAGAATCAGAATAATGTGCATCAATATCGATCTAAGCGCGCATGTGGTTGTAAGTTCAGTTGTAAGCAACCATCTGTTTCAAACgctcaacttttttttatttataatgatttcTCTTTAACTATGCTGACGCAAATTTATAAAGCAACCCGCCCTTTGGCTTGGTTTGAAGATGTATccaactttatttattttagagaTAAAATTGTTATTGTCAgtcatattatatattttctttttgcattaaTTTTTCATCCCAACCCTTATACTCGGTCAGACTTGATGTATGTAGCTGCCTCAAATACCAGTCAGGAAATATAACGTTTATAAATGATAGAGAATAAGGCACGTatatcaattttatttaattaccatttgtaaaaagaaaagaaaagaaaagaaaagaaaagagaaaaatggaTGACAAAACAAAGGAATTAGCGTTagttaaatttaaattaataaaggCAATCGATAGCGTGTCAAAGAACGAAAGACGCGTCGCTTGAAATGACCTCATGATAGTATTTTACGTTTCGGTGAACTTTCACTGTAAGAAACAAGGAGAAGCAGGCCCGACATGGACACCGAATTAGTGGGCCCCTGGATATCCTTGCAGGTACGTAATACAAGCGAAGCGACTCACACGGCAGGCAGGCTGGCTGCAGAGAACACAATGGTTGAATCTCAACCGTTAGATTAGATTCTAACAACTAGTATTgaccccaaatttttttaaaaaaacctggTAGTAGTAACAAGGATCCAGTTATAATTGATTTATTCTAAAGAGACTTGAATTTCTAACGAAAATAAATGGTTGTACTTATTGTTATTAGTATAGACAAAGGGCCAAAAGTTTGATTGATTTCATCGGTCAACTAAATCCAAACTCCACATTTCGCCAAAATCAGAACAGAGACCAAATGGCTGAGCAGCTAACCGAGGAGCAGATCGCCGAGTTCAAGGAAGCTTTTTGCCTCTTTGACAAAGATGGCGATGGTATTTCTACCCATTCTTATATTTCATGTCTAGATTTCTTGGGTTTATTTACGTCTGTTGGTTATGAATTATGATTTTGATACTGTCTTCTTCCTCTAGCAAAATCAAGTAAAGGATTGCTCTTCGTGACCATTATTTAGTTCTTCTTGcttctttgtttcctttaACGTTGATTTTTTAGGTTCATTAGGTCCCTAAAACATTTGAAGAATATTTACTGAACTGAAGAATAggatagatatatatatatatatatatatatttaatcgGGAGAATAGgagagaaaattttaaatcaatATCCACTTGACTTGGTATTGGATTTCATTGCATATGCGATACCCATATGCATAAGAAATGCTCTATACAACTAAATTCCAAGGGAtacgaaaataaaataaaaagtagttAGATTAGAAGTTCATGAATCAAGTTTTTGAATTACACAATCTCTGGACCTAAACTTCTTTTgtggttttctgtttttcattgTAGAATATTCTTTATGGACTTTGCCCTCTTGTCTTGTAAAACCCACGAATGATTTCTAACCTCTTCTACTACTAGGCTATCAGTTCTACATTCATAGCATAAAACTGGGGTTGGTAATGCATAGGTTTAAGTTGTCAGCGTACAACACAGCCTTTTCATCCATTGGGCCACATGTCCTTGAGACGAGTTCTGGAAATGTTGATGTCTCTGTGTGATTAACTTATTATGGGTTCTGTCTTGTTCACTCTGCTGCTACTTCTGATTTTTCTGGCAGAAGACCACATAAGGTTTGCACAAAGAGACTTACTTATAATTCATGTTTGTTTTCACATAGGTTGCATCACTACCAAAGAGTTGGGGACTGTGATGAGATCTCTGGGACAAAATCCCACTGAGGCTGAATTGCAGGACATGATCAACGAAGTTGATGCTGACCAGAATGGCACAATTGATTTCTCTGAGTTTCTGAATTTGATGGCAAGGAAGATGAAGGTATCTACATTATGTATCCATTATAGTGTCATATTGCTTTTTACCCCCTAGAATTCTCAGGCTGGTAATCTATTGTGCTTCGTGCTTggttcaactcaactttggTGAATCACATGAAAATGGGGATCTTGTGGACGCTGATAAATCTTTCATTTAAATGTAATTGCTCTGTTTTGGTTTGATCTTTACAGAAAACTAACTACAATGTTTGTTAGTGTCACTTATAATTATAACTAATGCATTATGGTAGCAACACTAATATTTTTCAATCTTTGGGCAATCATCGGGGTAGTATCTCTCGAGTCTTGACTGTGCAGTTTGTAATAATAGGTATTGATAATTATAGAATTGAAGACACAGTATCGATATGTTTCCATTGAACCTTTCCTTCCTTTGTTTATTGGGGCCTCTGCAAATTTTGTTGTACTTTTCTGCCCGTGGTCTGGATATGTGATTGGAATAGTTTAGATATGTATTTACACGCAAAGTTTGTTGAACTAAAACTTCCACAGGATACTGATTCTGAGGAGGAACTCAGAGAAGCTTTCAAGGTCTTTGATAAGGACCAGAATGGCTTTATTTCTGCTGCTGAGGTAAAGATTTTAATTAGCTATTTTTTGGATGATCTATTTAAGATTGGGCGTAGTGGAAGCTTATACCGAAAACCATCCTTTTTGCATATTTGAAACCATGCAGCTTCGACATGTAATGGCAAATCTTGGGGAGAAACTGACAGATGAAGAAGTGGATGAAA encodes the following:
- the LOC117628798 gene encoding putative 3,4-dihydroxy-2-butanone kinase isoform X1 encodes the protein MAFHAKKLINDPNDVVTEFIEGLVETYPGLQYLDGFPQVKVVLRADVSGGTYDKVAVISGGGSGHEPAHAGFVGEGMLTAAICGDVFASPPVDSVLAGIRAVTGPMGCLLIVKNYTGDCLNFGLAAEQAKSEGYKVETVIVGDDCALPPPRGIAGRRGLAGTILIHKIAGAAAAAGLSLADVAAEASRASEMVGTMGVALSVCTLPGRVTPDRVGPGKMELGLGIHGEPGAAVADLQPVDVIVSHVLKQILSPETNYVPITRGSRVVLMVNGLGATPVMELMIASGKAVPKLQLEHGLAVDRVYTGSFMTSLDMAGFSISIMKADQAILQRLDAATKAPHWPVGVDGNHPPAKIPVPLPPSRSTKSDESLGRPAQLNAQGQILEVAIEAAAHAVKKLRDNLNEWDSKVGDGDCGSTMYRGAAAVLEDMQNYPLNDATETVNEIASSVRRVMGGTSGILYTIFCKAAYAQLKASTQGAVASKNWAEALEASIAAVSKYGGASAGYRTLLDALIPASAVLQERLKAGDDPATAFLLSSEAALAGAESTKHMQAQAGRSSYISGEKLASVPDPGAMAAASWYRAAALAVKYKYQTSS
- the LOC117628798 gene encoding putative 3,4-dihydroxy-2-butanone kinase isoform X2; this encodes MLTAAICGDVFASPPVDSVLAGIRAVTGPMGCLLIVKNYTGDCLNFGLAAEQAKSEGYKVETVIVGDDCALPPPRGIAGRRGLAGTILIHKIAGAAAAAGLSLADVAAEASRASEMVGTMGVALSVCTLPGRVTPDRVGPGKMELGLGIHGEPGAAVADLQPVDVIVSHVLKQILSPETNYVPITRGSRVVLMVNGLGATPVMELMIASGKAVPKLQLEHGLAVDRVYTGSFMTSLDMAGFSISIMKADQAILQRLDAATKAPHWPVGVDGNHPPAKIPVPLPPSRSTKSDESLGRPAQLNAQGQILEVAIEAAAHAVKKLRDNLNEWDSKVGDGDCGSTMYRGAAAVLEDMQNYPLNDATETVNEIASSVRRVMGGTSGILYTIFCKAAYAQLKASTQGAVASKNWAEALEASIAAVSKYGGASAGYRTLLDALIPASAVLQERLKAGDDPATAFLLSSEAALAGAESTKHMQAQAGRSSYISGEKLASVPDPGAMAAASWYRAAALAVKYKYQTSS
- the LOC117628800 gene encoding calmodulin-like, producing the protein MAEQLTEEQIAEFKEAFCLFDKDGDGCITTKELGTVMRSLGQNPTEAELQDMINEVDADQNGTIDFSEFLNLMARKMKDTDSEEELREAFKVFDKDQNGFISAAELRHVMANLGEKLTDEEVDEMIREADEDGDGQVNYEEFVRMMLNK